The Quercus robur chromosome 7, dhQueRobu3.1, whole genome shotgun sequence genome has a segment encoding these proteins:
- the LOC126693365 gene encoding F-box protein At2g26160-like isoform X2: MMKSVCDLPLLDVSNSNSNSNSPTRLRSEFNQATAPSWNELPANVICETANLLPNHMDFKSLLAVCKQWNSVSPEITRPPFPLLMLSKTLNTNWRSFFNLCDSKRYRLELSTFGGKRCWGSPYGWVVLLDPNSNAHLEHLEKGKQIILPSLNTIPTLAATEEWFRLIHKFIIFKQPSHESSFLVMAIFGPENSLAFVRVGEGAALNRRGQDEWVLVANPYEFKFKDVTCFNDQIYGLCDNGTLVCVELDAEVQVVSPHPEDVWEPQKLYLVELSGNLFGVFRYGYYYPLKRRYETVSFLVYKFNFDASSWVEVTDLEDHAVFVGDGNSWCCPTITISSSSNSIYFTDDNWDWQMYPGGEYGGCDVGVFDMETAVIQPLPFGVDNPSSYSRPIWVTTTM; encoded by the exons ATGATGAAATCGGTCTGTGATTTGCCTTTACTTGATGTCtctaactcaaactcaaactcaaactcaccAACTCGACTCAGATCTG AATTCAATCAAGCTACAGCTCCTAGTTGGAATGAACTCCCAGCAAATGTGATCTGTGAAACTGCAAATCTACTACCTAATCATATGGATTTTAAATCTTTGCTAGCTGTTTGCAAACAATGGAATTCTGTCAGTCCAGAAATTACGAGGCCTCCATTCCCATTGCTTATGCTTTCCAAGACATTAAACACCAATTGGCGAAGTTTCTTTAATCTCTGCGACAGCAAACGCTATAGATTAGAACTATCTACATTTGGAGGAAAACGTTGTTGGGGATCTCCATATGGTTGGGTTGTATTACTGGATCCTAATTCTAATGCTCACCTTGAACACCTTGAAAAGGGAAAACAGATCATTCTTCCATCACTAAACACAATTCCAACACTGGCTGCTACAGAAGAGTGGTTTCGCCTTAtacacaaattcattatttttaagcAACCTTCCCACGAGTCATCTTTCCTTGTCATGGCAATTTTCGGCCCTGAGAATAGCTTGGCTTTTGTGAGAGTGGGAGAAGGAGCAGCTTTGAATAGAAGAGGACAAGATGAGTGGGTTCTTGTTGCCAATCCATATGAATTCAAATTCAAGGATGTTACATGTTTTAATGATCAAATATATGGACTCTGTGACAATGGCACGCTCGTGTGCGTTGAACTAGATGCTGAGGTACAAGTTGTTTCGCCTCATCCAGAAGATGTATGGGAACCCCAGAAACTATATTTGGTGGAGTTATCTGGAAatctttttggggtttttcgTTATGGATATTATTATCCTTTGAAGAGGAGGTACGAGACTGTGTCTTTTTTGGTCTACAAGTTCAACTTCGATGCATCATCTTGGGTAGAAGTGACAGACTTGGAAGATCATGCTGTCTTTGTTGGTGATGGCAACTCCTGGTGCTGTCCTACAATCACCATATCTAGCAGTAGTAATAGCATCTACTTCACAGACGACAACTGGGATTGGCAAATGTACCCAGGAGGTGAATATGGAGGATGTGATGTCGGAGTGTTTGACATGGAAACTGCAGTAATTCAACCCCTTCCATTCGGTGTGGACAACCCTTCTTCCTATTCTCGACCAATTTGGGTTACAACTACTATGTGA
- the LOC126693365 gene encoding F-box protein At2g26160-like isoform X1 translates to MLFEVFLTALNSASSFFVSNLPSIIILILGDRAFVYITQPHPEILFLVDHYSHVISNDLLEFNQATAPSWNELPANVICETANLLPNHMDFKSLLAVCKQWNSVSPEITRPPFPLLMLSKTLNTNWRSFFNLCDSKRYRLELSTFGGKRCWGSPYGWVVLLDPNSNAHLEHLEKGKQIILPSLNTIPTLAATEEWFRLIHKFIIFKQPSHESSFLVMAIFGPENSLAFVRVGEGAALNRRGQDEWVLVANPYEFKFKDVTCFNDQIYGLCDNGTLVCVELDAEVQVVSPHPEDVWEPQKLYLVELSGNLFGVFRYGYYYPLKRRYETVSFLVYKFNFDASSWVEVTDLEDHAVFVGDGNSWCCPTITISSSSNSIYFTDDNWDWQMYPGGEYGGCDVGVFDMETAVIQPLPFGVDNPSSYSRPIWVTTTM, encoded by the coding sequence ATGTTGTTTGAGGTCTTTTTAACAGCTTTAAATAGCGCTTCATCTTTTTTTGTTAGCAATTTGCCGTCAATTATAATTCTCATCCTAGGTGATAGAGCATTTGTATATATTACTCAACCTCATCCGGAAATATTATTTCTGGTTGATCATTATTCTCATGTCATTTCAAATGATTTGCTAGAATTCAATCAAGCTACAGCTCCTAGTTGGAATGAACTCCCAGCAAATGTGATCTGTGAAACTGCAAATCTACTACCTAATCATATGGATTTTAAATCTTTGCTAGCTGTTTGCAAACAATGGAATTCTGTCAGTCCAGAAATTACGAGGCCTCCATTCCCATTGCTTATGCTTTCCAAGACATTAAACACCAATTGGCGAAGTTTCTTTAATCTCTGCGACAGCAAACGCTATAGATTAGAACTATCTACATTTGGAGGAAAACGTTGTTGGGGATCTCCATATGGTTGGGTTGTATTACTGGATCCTAATTCTAATGCTCACCTTGAACACCTTGAAAAGGGAAAACAGATCATTCTTCCATCACTAAACACAATTCCAACACTGGCTGCTACAGAAGAGTGGTTTCGCCTTAtacacaaattcattatttttaagcAACCTTCCCACGAGTCATCTTTCCTTGTCATGGCAATTTTCGGCCCTGAGAATAGCTTGGCTTTTGTGAGAGTGGGAGAAGGAGCAGCTTTGAATAGAAGAGGACAAGATGAGTGGGTTCTTGTTGCCAATCCATATGAATTCAAATTCAAGGATGTTACATGTTTTAATGATCAAATATATGGACTCTGTGACAATGGCACGCTCGTGTGCGTTGAACTAGATGCTGAGGTACAAGTTGTTTCGCCTCATCCAGAAGATGTATGGGAACCCCAGAAACTATATTTGGTGGAGTTATCTGGAAatctttttggggtttttcgTTATGGATATTATTATCCTTTGAAGAGGAGGTACGAGACTGTGTCTTTTTTGGTCTACAAGTTCAACTTCGATGCATCATCTTGGGTAGAAGTGACAGACTTGGAAGATCATGCTGTCTTTGTTGGTGATGGCAACTCCTGGTGCTGTCCTACAATCACCATATCTAGCAGTAGTAATAGCATCTACTTCACAGACGACAACTGGGATTGGCAAATGTACCCAGGAGGTGAATATGGAGGATGTGATGTCGGAGTGTTTGACATGGAAACTGCAGTAATTCAACCCCTTCCATTCGGTGTGGACAACCCTTCTTCCTATTCTCGACCAATTTGGGTTACAACTACTATGTGA
- the LOC126693365 gene encoding F-box protein SKIP23-like isoform X3: MDFKSLLAVCKQWNSVSPEITRPPFPLLMLSKTLNTNWRSFFNLCDSKRYRLELSTFGGKRCWGSPYGWVVLLDPNSNAHLEHLEKGKQIILPSLNTIPTLAATEEWFRLIHKFIIFKQPSHESSFLVMAIFGPENSLAFVRVGEGAALNRRGQDEWVLVANPYEFKFKDVTCFNDQIYGLCDNGTLVCVELDAEVQVVSPHPEDVWEPQKLYLVELSGNLFGVFRYGYYYPLKRRYETVSFLVYKFNFDASSWVEVTDLEDHAVFVGDGNSWCCPTITISSSSNSIYFTDDNWDWQMYPGGEYGGCDVGVFDMETAVIQPLPFGVDNPSSYSRPIWVTTTM; this comes from the coding sequence ATGGATTTTAAATCTTTGCTAGCTGTTTGCAAACAATGGAATTCTGTCAGTCCAGAAATTACGAGGCCTCCATTCCCATTGCTTATGCTTTCCAAGACATTAAACACCAATTGGCGAAGTTTCTTTAATCTCTGCGACAGCAAACGCTATAGATTAGAACTATCTACATTTGGAGGAAAACGTTGTTGGGGATCTCCATATGGTTGGGTTGTATTACTGGATCCTAATTCTAATGCTCACCTTGAACACCTTGAAAAGGGAAAACAGATCATTCTTCCATCACTAAACACAATTCCAACACTGGCTGCTACAGAAGAGTGGTTTCGCCTTAtacacaaattcattatttttaagcAACCTTCCCACGAGTCATCTTTCCTTGTCATGGCAATTTTCGGCCCTGAGAATAGCTTGGCTTTTGTGAGAGTGGGAGAAGGAGCAGCTTTGAATAGAAGAGGACAAGATGAGTGGGTTCTTGTTGCCAATCCATATGAATTCAAATTCAAGGATGTTACATGTTTTAATGATCAAATATATGGACTCTGTGACAATGGCACGCTCGTGTGCGTTGAACTAGATGCTGAGGTACAAGTTGTTTCGCCTCATCCAGAAGATGTATGGGAACCCCAGAAACTATATTTGGTGGAGTTATCTGGAAatctttttggggtttttcgTTATGGATATTATTATCCTTTGAAGAGGAGGTACGAGACTGTGTCTTTTTTGGTCTACAAGTTCAACTTCGATGCATCATCTTGGGTAGAAGTGACAGACTTGGAAGATCATGCTGTCTTTGTTGGTGATGGCAACTCCTGGTGCTGTCCTACAATCACCATATCTAGCAGTAGTAATAGCATCTACTTCACAGACGACAACTGGGATTGGCAAATGTACCCAGGAGGTGAATATGGAGGATGTGATGTCGGAGTGTTTGACATGGAAACTGCAGTAATTCAACCCCTTCCATTCGGTGTGGACAACCCTTCTTCCTATTCTCGACCAATTTGGGTTACAACTACTATGTGA